From the genome of Glycine max cultivar Williams 82 chromosome 2, Glycine_max_v4.0, whole genome shotgun sequence, one region includes:
- the LOC100780208 gene encoding uncharacterized protein, whose product MDCRVCVATGGDLWVRVGGGGEIGGGFSHESEHDLALMVSDFLENGSSGAESWCSSDSDSGHSDFAQLAERIQICKLSVAQHESDLLSVVHSLIRSMNETNLQVMNSGPCYASCIRFYLVKLMRLSGYDAGVCASKWQGSGKVPGGDHEYIDIIIDNNSGSSERLIVDIDFRSHFEIARAVDSYDRILNSLPVVYVGSFTRLKQFLGIMEEATRSSLKQNSMPLPPWRSLAYLQAKWQSPYERYTHSEGNNISDSDCFDHKQCCGHLKRLQSCLQSGIEIDRLLKPRNSESNWRMKPERWRHPLFRPL is encoded by the exons ATGGATTGTAGGGTTTGCGTGGCCACCGGCGGCGATTTGTGGGTCAGAGTTGGCGGCGGTGGCGAGATTGGTGGCGGTTTCAGCCACGAGAGCGAACATGATTTGGCCCTCATGGTTAGCGATTTTTTAGAGAATGGAAGTAGTGGCGCAGAGTCTTGGTGTAGCAGTGATAGCGATTCTGGTCATTCTGATTTCGCTCAACTCGCCGAGAGGATTCAG ATCTGTAAACTGTCAGTGGCTCAACATGAAAGTGACTTGCTTTCAGTTGTTCATTCCCTCATACGGTCAATGAATGAGACCAAccttcaagttatgaattctgGTCCATGTTATGCTAGCTGTATCAGGTTTTATCTTGTGAAGTTGATGAGACTTTCTGGTTATGATGCTGGTGTTTGTGCATCTAAATGGCAGGGTAGTGGCAAGGTCCCTGGAG GTGATCATGAATATATTGATATTATCATCGACAATAATTCTGGAAGCTCGGAGCGGTTGATTGTTGATATTGATTTCCGAAGCCACTTTGAAATAGCTAGAGCTGTTGATTCTTATGATAGGATACTGAATTCACTTCCAGTTGTCTACGTGGGTTCCTTTACAAGGCTGAAACAATTTCTTGGAATAATGGAAGAAGCTACTAGATCTTCTTTGAAACAGAATTCTATGCCACTTCCTCCATGGAGATCTTTAGCATATCTGCAAGCCAAGTGGCAGTCACCATATGAAAGATACACACATTCAGAAGGCAATAATATTAGCGACAGTGATTGCTTCGATCACAAGCAATGCTGTGGACATTTGAAGAGGCTGCAATCTTGCCTTCAATCAGGAATTGAAATAGACCGATTGTTGAAGCCAAGAAACAGTGAAAGTAACTGGAGGATGAAGCCTGAGAGATGGAGACACCCCTTGTTTAGGCCTCTTTGA
- the LOC100780746 gene encoding uncharacterized protein translates to MGEKEKRNKNKKQKHQHPNDQTTKQNSDFSFKPSSEVKGIKFGGQFIVKSFTIRRARPLELLKVLSFPPTNNTNKPKDKLPFPSTTAFLPTNFTILAHHAWHTLTLGLGTKKSKVVLFVFETEAMKASVDRIWPPEIALGDVNKRLIRGLNGCEMARFKFRKGCITFYVYAVRQLGSFGFSCAEDLRTILQSVVELKDFLDHTVMLSMPNQRSISFSQSQPQVAMAH, encoded by the coding sequence atgggagagaaagagaagagaaacaagaacaagaagcaAAAGCACCAACACCCCAATGACCAAACCACAAAGCAGAACTCCGATTTCTCCTTCAAGCCAAGCTCAGAGGTAAAGGGTATCAAATTTGGAGGCCAGTTCATAGTGAAGTCCTTCACAATCAGAAGAGCAAGACCCTTAGAGCTTCTCAAGGTTCTTTCTTTCCCACCAACCAACAACACCAACAAACCAAAGGACAAGCTTCCTTTCCCTTCCACCACAGCATTCTTGCCCACAAACTTCACAATCTTGGCACACCATGCTTGGCACACCCTCACCCTTGGCCTTGGAACCAAGAAGTCCAAGGTGGTTCTCTTTGTGTTTGAAACTGAGGCCATGAAGGCCTCAGTGGACAGAATTTGGCCACCAGAGATAGCACTTGGTGATGTCAACAAGAGGCTCATAAGGGGCCTCAATGGATGTGAGATGGCAAGGTTCAAGTTCAGAAAAGGGTGCATAACTTTCTATGTCTATGCTGTTAGGCAACTTGGAAGCTTTGGCTTTTCCTGTGCTGAGGATCTAAGAACCATTCTTCAGTCTGTGGTGGAGCTTAAGGATTTCTTGGATCACACTGTCATGCTTTCCATGCCAAACCAAAGAAGCATCAGTTTCTCACAGTCACAACCCCAGGTAGCCATGGCTCATTAG